A portion of the Candidatus Omnitrophota bacterium genome contains these proteins:
- the coaE gene encoding dephospho-CoA kinase (Dephospho-CoA kinase (CoaE) performs the final step in coenzyme A biosynthesis.) translates to MMVVGLTGSLGTGKTTAAKMFAGLGAKVLDADKIAHGLIQPDTKAWEQIVVLFGRNILNKNQTISRGKLGSIVFNNKRYLKKLESIIHPLVIRKITKSLERISHKRKIKVVVIDAPLLIEAGLKKKVDKLIAVKLDQKSQITRSLKKPNLSQRQILKRIALQIPLSKKITMADYVIDNNKGLKNTASQVKKIWEEIKNG, encoded by the coding sequence ATGATGGTCGTTGGTCTTACAGGCAGTTTGGGCACGGGGAAGACTACAGCGGCAAAAATGTTTGCAGGTCTTGGCGCAAAGGTGCTGGATGCGGATAAAATAGCCCATGGTCTTATTCAGCCGGATACAAAAGCATGGGAACAGATCGTTGTTTTGTTTGGCAGGAATATTTTAAATAAAAATCAGACTATCAGCCGGGGAAAATTAGGAAGCATAGTCTTTAATAATAAAAGATATTTAAAAAAATTAGAGAGCATAATTCATCCTTTGGTTATCCGAAAAATAACAAAGAGTCTTGAGCGGATCAGCCATAAAAGAAAAATCAAAGTGGTGGTGATCGATGCGCCGTTGCTGATCGAGGCAGGACTAAAGAAAAAAGTAGATAAGTTAATAGCGGTTAAGCTGGATCAAAAAAGCCAGATAACCAGGTCATTAAAGAAGCCTAACTTATCACAACGCCAGATCCTGAAAAGGATCGCTTTACAAATCCCATTGTCTAAAAAGATAACAATGGCCGATTATGTTATAGATAATAATAAAGGCTTGAAGAATACCGCGAGCCAGGTAAAGAAAATTTGGGAGGAAATAAAAAATGGCTGA